The Sphingosinicella humi genome has a window encoding:
- a CDS encoding pyridoxal phosphate-dependent aminotransferase gives MREDRRLMRSEYMHWAKNQPPAGFPLSSSEVPSCRLDRLSLSIADLELDGKSYHRYPPLRQAIGDQYGVPIERIVTADGTSMANFLALSALVAPGDEVLVEHPVYEPLLATARFLGAQITRFVRSPENGFRLDPDAVERSLTPDTRLIILANLHNPSSAYADADTLRRVGKLAARVGAPVLIDEVYLDAATDPAARSAHHLGDQFVCTSSLTKVYGLSGLRCGWIFAAPPLAEAMWRLNELFGVAQAHAAERLSCIAFEHLDELTGGNAALLERNRGLYNAFLAGRDDLDGTPMTEGITAFPRWRGGDVEPLRALLRSDYDTAIVPGRWFEMPDRFRLGVGSPTPLLEEGLARLGAALDRLR, from the coding sequence ATGAGGGAAGACCGGCGCCTGATGCGCTCGGAATATATGCATTGGGCGAAGAACCAGCCGCCGGCGGGCTTCCCGCTTTCGTCGAGCGAGGTACCGTCCTGTCGCCTCGACCGCCTCTCCCTTTCCATCGCCGACCTGGAGCTGGACGGCAAAAGCTATCACCGATACCCGCCCTTGAGGCAGGCGATCGGCGACCAATACGGCGTGCCGATCGAGCGGATCGTGACCGCCGACGGCACCTCCATGGCCAATTTCCTTGCCCTCTCCGCCCTGGTCGCCCCGGGCGACGAGGTCTTGGTCGAGCATCCGGTCTACGAACCTCTCCTCGCCACCGCCCGCTTTCTCGGCGCCCAGATCACCCGCTTCGTCCGATCCCCGGAGAACGGCTTTCGTCTCGACCCCGACGCCGTGGAGCGGTCGCTGACGCCCGACACGCGCCTCATCATCCTCGCCAATCTCCATAATCCTTCGAGCGCCTATGCCGATGCGGACACGCTTCGGCGCGTGGGAAAACTGGCGGCGCGGGTCGGCGCGCCGGTGCTGATCGACGAAGTCTATCTCGACGCCGCCACGGATCCTGCGGCGCGGTCCGCCCATCATCTCGGCGATCAGTTCGTCTGCACCAGCAGCCTCACCAAGGTCTACGGCCTCTCCGGCCTTCGCTGCGGCTGGATATTCGCCGCGCCGCCGCTGGCCGAAGCGATGTGGCGCCTCAACGAGCTGTTCGGCGTGGCGCAGGCGCATGCCGCCGAGCGCCTCTCCTGCATCGCCTTCGAGCATCTGGACGAGCTGACCGGCGGCAATGCGGCGTTGCTGGAGCGCAACCGCGGCCTCTATAACGCCTTCCTCGCCGGCCGCGACGATCTCGACGGAACGCCCATGACGGAGGGAATCACTGCCTTCCCCCGCTGGCGCGGCGGCGACGTCGAGCCGCTCCGCGCCCTGCTGCGCTCGGACTATGACACCGCGATCGTGCCTGGCCGCTGGTTCGAGATGCCCGACCGTTTCCGCCTCGGCGTCGGCAGTCCGACTCCCCTGCTGGAAGAAGGCCTCGCCCGCCTCGGCGCGGCGCTGGATCGCCTCAGATGA
- the nth gene encoding endonuclease III, which translates to MNKAEVAELYRRLADRIPNPETELEYVNTYTLLVAVVLSAQATDAGVNLATRDLFRTVQSPQAMLALGEEGLKRHIKTIGLFNTKAKNVIALSRMLVDEHGGEVPEDRDALERLSGVGRKTANVVMNTAFGHETFAVDTHIFRVANRTGLAPGKTPLAVELKLDKVTPPPYRRDAHHLLILHGRYVCKARKPECWRCVIADICRYKPKTPPPGTEPALRGKPKPTKRTQPRTRSSAG; encoded by the coding sequence ATGAACAAGGCTGAAGTCGCGGAGCTCTACCGGCGCCTGGCCGACCGCATCCCTAATCCGGAGACCGAGCTCGAATATGTCAACACCTACACGCTGCTCGTCGCGGTCGTGCTCTCCGCTCAGGCGACCGACGCGGGCGTGAACCTCGCCACGCGCGATCTCTTCAGGACGGTGCAGTCTCCGCAAGCGATGCTGGCACTGGGCGAAGAGGGCCTGAAGCGGCACATCAAGACTATCGGACTTTTCAATACCAAGGCGAAGAACGTCATCGCCCTCTCGCGCATGCTGGTCGACGAGCATGGCGGCGAAGTGCCGGAGGATCGCGATGCGCTGGAGCGGCTCTCCGGCGTCGGCCGCAAGACCGCCAATGTCGTCATGAACACGGCCTTCGGCCACGAGACCTTCGCCGTCGACACCCACATTTTCCGCGTCGCCAATCGCACCGGCCTTGCGCCGGGCAAGACGCCGCTGGCCGTGGAGCTCAAGCTCGACAAGGTGACGCCGCCCCCTTATCGGCGCGACGCCCATCACCTCCTCATCCTCCACGGCCGCTATGTCTGCAAGGCGCGGAAGCCCGAATGCTGGCGCTGCGTCATCGCCGACATCTGCCGCTACAAGCCCAAAACGCCCCCGCCCGGCACCGAACCCGCCTTGCGGGGAAAGCCAAAGCCCACTAAGCGCACACAACCACGCACCCGTAGCTCAGCTGGATAG
- a CDS encoding APC family permease — MNESPAPIIREGLERRLGLFDVTMLVMGGIIGAGIFVNPAEVARHVDTPFLIVGLWLLGGLVALAAAFVYAELAARRPEVGGQYAYLRDAYGPTPAFLYGWSLLLVIQSGGMAAVAITFARYFLEFTQLPLAPAAVAAMALLLLTAINCLGVRAGATVQSGLMVLKLLAIAALVLGGWWFATAHPDITRPPAAPEPISLGTLAAIGAAMTPVMFAYGGWQTSGFVAGEMRNPGRDLGRGLLLGVTGVVLLYTAVAFVCVYALGPAGLAQSATPATDAMRLAIGEQGATLVALGIAISTLGFLSQGMLTTPRVYFAMAEDGLFFDQIAKVSRRTHVPVYAILLQGVAATIVALSGTYGQILSYVVSVDFIWFALTGAALFIFRRRDGEAGQGFRVPGHPITTGFFVVACALVVAATVFNHPINSAIGFLILLAGIPACRYWQRRKSGKEGA, encoded by the coding sequence ATGAACGAATCCCCAGCGCCGATCATTCGGGAGGGCCTGGAGCGGCGGCTCGGCCTGTTCGACGTGACGATGCTCGTCATGGGCGGCATCATCGGCGCCGGCATCTTCGTCAACCCGGCCGAGGTGGCGCGCCATGTCGACACGCCTTTCCTCATCGTCGGCTTGTGGCTGCTGGGCGGCCTCGTCGCGCTGGCGGCCGCCTTCGTCTATGCCGAGCTCGCCGCGCGGCGGCCGGAGGTGGGCGGGCAATATGCCTATCTGCGCGACGCCTACGGCCCGACGCCGGCCTTCCTCTATGGCTGGTCGCTGCTGCTCGTCATCCAGTCGGGCGGAATGGCCGCGGTCGCCATCACCTTCGCCCGCTATTTCCTGGAGTTCACCCAGCTGCCGCTCGCTCCGGCCGCGGTCGCCGCGATGGCGCTGCTGCTGCTGACCGCGATCAACTGCCTCGGGGTGCGGGCGGGTGCGACAGTGCAGAGCGGGCTGATGGTCCTGAAGCTGCTCGCCATCGCCGCGCTGGTCCTCGGCGGCTGGTGGTTCGCGACGGCTCACCCCGACATCACGCGGCCGCCGGCAGCTCCGGAGCCGATCTCGCTTGGCACGCTCGCCGCGATCGGCGCGGCCATGACTCCGGTCATGTTCGCTTATGGCGGCTGGCAGACGTCGGGCTTCGTCGCCGGCGAGATGCGCAACCCCGGCCGCGACCTCGGGCGCGGTCTGCTGCTCGGGGTCACCGGGGTCGTGCTGCTCTACACCGCCGTCGCGTTCGTCTGCGTCTATGCGCTCGGCCCCGCCGGTCTCGCCCAGTCCGCGACGCCGGCCACCGACGCGATGCGGCTGGCGATCGGCGAGCAGGGCGCCACCCTCGTCGCGCTCGGTATCGCCATCTCTACCCTCGGCTTCCTGAGCCAAGGGATGCTGACCACGCCGCGCGTCTATTTCGCCATGGCGGAGGACGGCCTCTTCTTCGACCAGATCGCGAAGGTCAGCCGCCGCACCCACGTTCCCGTCTACGCCATTCTGCTGCAGGGCGTGGCCGCCACCATCGTCGCCCTTTCCGGCACCTACGGCCAGATATTGAGCTATGTCGTCTCGGTCGACTTCATCTGGTTCGCCCTCACCGGCGCGGCCTTGTTCATATTCCGGCGGCGCGACGGGGAAGCGGGACAAGGCTTCCGCGTGCCCGGCCATCCCATCACCACCGGCTTCTTCGTCGTCGCCTGCGCCCTGGTGGTGGCCGCTACCGTCTTCAACCATCCGATCAACAGCGCGATCGGCTTCCTGATCCTCCTGGCCGGCATCCCCGCCTGCCGCTACTGGCAGCGCCGGAAGAGCGGGAAGGAAGGGGCATGA
- a CDS encoding TonB-dependent receptor domain-containing protein has translation MPNHRTLRLALLGSISLFAAGGPAFAAQAAEETDEAAAETSAIVVTGSRIARTGIDAPTPTVSVGAEDIESGGVTNVVDLLNELPQISTGLSNANTSFSFGNVGLNQIDLRNLGVRRTLTLVDGRRRAGTPDDSNFLAFDLSNIPTALIQRVEVQTGGTSAVYGADAVAGVVNIILRDDFEGMEAFGQYGITGEGDYHTATYGVTVGANYDRGNAVLHVSRSENGLITRGERDQAFPFAFVSNPANTGPDDGIPARIPRDDLRFAYFGLPNLTSYLPFGPNGAWTDVIFDPALQTFRPLAAGPDGVIDGTYSAGEGGTQAADTRVAPLKRTNIYAKADYDLTNDLTFFTEAMFSDTKAVDRIGAVFDSWSTFVSIDNPFMPEAVRQGLIAAGEDSFGYAREHAEFGMRTSKIHRQYYSVSAGFEGTIADNWNWSVVGDYGQSSTSNRQLNDRIDERWFAASDAIRDPVTGQIVCRSAEARAAGCVPVNVFGQGTISPAAVDWISADHTSVTDTSQFLAQALVAGDLFELPAGAVKVSAGAEYRKESLDFKPSYVWEHATGFFASQFSPVDESNDVREAFAEVLVPVLRDQPFAHSLELEGAYRVSDYQRAGTVDSWKLAGSWAPVRDVRFRVTKAKAVRAPSLGELFDPGSRGATGLVDPCDPLALDAGSSSRRDNCLALGLDPVTFDPNTRRMTTLLFTTGNPNLDVEEGDTWTAGVVVAPRWIPGLSFSADWYRIKLDGGIARIGAQQTADNCVDLPSLDNQFCDFVTRGPGGDIIEVKDSYVNASSFEVEGIDFELAYRARLSDLFGGDGDLGSLSLRGLASYLKDNIFVDRDLVTGEETAFDDAGEADNPKFRAVLNATYLNGPFRLSWQSRYVDGTVTNNDLADPAEDVGEFYHIPSVWYHDMSIGYDGIENLSLYGGVNNLFDTGPRYHPFTYRGTSAYDDVVGRFFYVGAKLRFGRD, from the coding sequence ATGCCCAATCACCGTACGCTCAGGCTGGCGCTGCTCGGATCGATCAGCCTGTTTGCGGCCGGGGGACCGGCGTTCGCCGCGCAGGCGGCGGAGGAGACGGACGAAGCAGCCGCCGAGACCAGCGCGATCGTCGTCACCGGCTCCCGCATCGCCCGCACCGGCATCGATGCACCGACGCCCACCGTGTCGGTCGGCGCCGAGGACATCGAATCCGGCGGGGTCACCAACGTCGTCGATCTCTTGAACGAGCTGCCCCAGATCTCGACCGGCTTATCCAACGCCAACACCAGCTTCAGCTTCGGCAATGTCGGCCTCAACCAGATCGACCTGCGCAACTTGGGCGTGCGCCGCACGCTCACCCTAGTTGACGGCCGCCGCCGCGCCGGCACACCCGACGACTCGAACTTCCTCGCCTTCGACCTCAGCAACATCCCGACGGCGCTCATCCAGCGCGTCGAGGTGCAGACGGGCGGCACCTCTGCCGTCTACGGCGCCGATGCGGTCGCCGGCGTCGTCAACATCATCCTGCGCGACGATTTCGAGGGGATGGAGGCGTTTGGCCAGTACGGCATCACCGGCGAGGGCGATTATCACACCGCCACTTATGGCGTGACCGTCGGCGCCAATTACGACCGCGGCAATGCCGTCCTCCACGTCAGCCGCAGCGAGAACGGTCTCATCACTCGCGGCGAGCGCGACCAGGCCTTTCCCTTCGCCTTCGTTTCCAATCCGGCCAATACCGGCCCTGACGACGGCATCCCCGCGCGCATCCCGCGCGACGATCTGCGCTTCGCCTATTTCGGCCTGCCCAACCTCACCTCATATCTGCCGTTCGGTCCCAACGGGGCGTGGACCGACGTTATCTTCGATCCGGCGCTCCAGACCTTTCGCCCGCTGGCGGCCGGCCCAGACGGCGTGATCGACGGCACCTATTCGGCCGGCGAGGGCGGCACCCAGGCGGCAGACACCCGCGTCGCGCCGCTGAAGCGCACCAACATATACGCCAAGGCGGATTACGACCTCACCAACGACCTCACCTTCTTCACCGAGGCGATGTTTTCCGACACCAAGGCGGTCGACCGGATCGGCGCCGTCTTCGATTCCTGGAGCACCTTCGTCAGCATCGACAATCCGTTCATGCCGGAGGCCGTCCGCCAAGGCCTGATCGCGGCCGGCGAGGATTCCTTCGGCTATGCCCGCGAACATGCCGAATTCGGCATGCGCACCAGCAAGATCCACCGGCAATATTACAGCGTCTCCGCGGGCTTCGAAGGAACGATCGCCGACAATTGGAACTGGTCGGTCGTCGGCGACTATGGCCAGTCGAGCACCAGCAACCGGCAGCTCAATGATCGCATCGACGAGCGCTGGTTCGCCGCGTCGGATGCCATCCGCGATCCCGTCACCGGCCAGATCGTCTGTCGCAGCGCCGAGGCGCGGGCGGCGGGCTGCGTTCCGGTCAACGTCTTCGGTCAAGGGACGATCTCGCCGGCGGCCGTCGACTGGATCAGCGCCGATCACACGTCCGTCACCGACACCAGCCAATTCCTCGCCCAGGCGCTCGTCGCCGGCGACCTGTTCGAACTGCCCGCCGGCGCGGTCAAGGTTTCGGCCGGCGCCGAGTACCGCAAGGAATCGCTCGACTTCAAACCGTCCTACGTCTGGGAGCATGCGACCGGCTTCTTCGCCAGCCAGTTCTCGCCCGTCGACGAATCGAACGACGTGCGCGAAGCCTTTGCCGAGGTGCTCGTCCCCGTCCTGCGCGACCAGCCCTTTGCTCACTCGCTGGAGCTCGAAGGCGCCTACCGCGTCTCCGACTATCAGCGCGCTGGCACGGTCGACAGCTGGAAGCTGGCCGGCTCCTGGGCGCCGGTCCGCGACGTCCGCTTCCGCGTGACCAAGGCGAAGGCGGTTCGCGCGCCCTCGCTCGGTGAATTGTTCGATCCGGGCAGCCGCGGCGCGACCGGTCTCGTCGATCCCTGCGATCCGCTAGCGCTCGACGCCGGCTCCTCGTCACGCCGGGACAACTGTCTCGCGCTCGGGCTTGATCCGGTGACGTTCGATCCGAACACCCGCCGCATGACCACCCTGCTCTTCACCACGGGCAATCCGAACCTCGATGTCGAGGAGGGCGATACCTGGACGGCGGGCGTGGTCGTGGCGCCGCGCTGGATACCCGGCCTCTCCTTCTCGGCCGACTGGTACCGCATCAAGCTCGACGGCGGCATCGCCCGCATCGGCGCCCAGCAGACGGCCGACAATTGCGTCGACCTGCCCAGCCTCGACAACCAGTTCTGCGATTTCGTGACGCGCGGCCCCGGCGGCGACATTATCGAGGTCAAGGATTCCTACGTGAACGCCTCGTCCTTCGAGGTGGAGGGCATCGACTTCGAGCTGGCCTACCGGGCGCGTCTCAGCGACCTGTTCGGCGGCGACGGCGATCTCGGCAGCCTCAGCCTGCGCGGCCTCGCCTCGTACCTCAAGGACAATATCTTCGTCGATCGCGATCTCGTGACCGGCGAGGAGACGGCCTTTGACGACGCCGGTGAGGCGGACAATCCCAAGTTCCGGGCGGTCCTCAACGCAACCTACCTGAACGGGCCGTTCCGCCTGTCGTGGCAGAGCCGCTATGTCGATGGTACCGTCACCAACAACGATTTGGCCGATCCGGCCGAGGATGTGGGCGAATTCTACCACATCCCCTCGGTTTGGTATCACGACATGTCGATCGGCTATGACGGGATCGAGAATCTCAGCCTCTATGGCGGCGTCAACAATCTGTTCGACACCGGCCCGCGCTACCATCCGTTCACCTATCGCGGCACGTCCGCCTATGACGACGTGGTCGGCCGCTTCTTCTATGTCGGCGCGAAGCTCCGCTTCGGCCGCGACTGA
- the dapB gene encoding 4-hydroxy-tetrahydrodipicolinate reductase, with protein sequence MTRIGLFGASGRMGRAIAGALEGRPDAEIVDNAPDVFVDFSAPEALEKHLGEAVAAGKPIVIGTTGLTAGHQRMIDEAATRIAVLQAANTSLGVNLLAHLVRETAARLGEDWDVEIVEMHHRHKKDAPSGTGLLLGRAAAEGRGVDLDAVADRGRDGMGEREAGRIGFAALRGGSVAGDHHVIFAGDGERIELGHRAESRAIFAQGAIRAALWLAGKPAGRYSMNDVLGLK encoded by the coding sequence ATGACCCGGATAGGCCTTTTCGGAGCAAGCGGGCGCATGGGGCGGGCGATCGCCGGCGCGCTGGAAGGGCGCCCGGATGCCGAAATCGTCGATAACGCGCCCGACGTCTTCGTCGATTTCTCGGCCCCCGAGGCGCTGGAGAAGCATCTCGGCGAGGCGGTCGCGGCGGGAAAGCCGATCGTGATCGGCACCACCGGGCTTACCGCCGGGCATCAGCGGATGATCGACGAGGCGGCGACGCGCATAGCCGTGCTGCAGGCGGCGAATACCTCGCTCGGCGTCAACCTCCTCGCCCATCTGGTGCGCGAGACGGCGGCGCGGCTCGGCGAAGATTGGGACGTCGAAATCGTCGAGATGCACCACCGGCACAAGAAGGACGCGCCCTCCGGCACCGGCCTCCTCCTCGGCCGGGCGGCGGCCGAAGGGCGCGGCGTCGATCTCGACGCCGTCGCCGATCGCGGACGCGACGGAATGGGCGAACGCGAGGCCGGCCGCATCGGCTTCGCGGCGCTGCGCGGCGGATCGGTCGCTGGCGATCACCATGTGATCTTCGCGGGCGACGGCGAGCGCATCGAGCTCGGCCATCGCGCCGAAAGCCGCGCCATCTTCGCTCAGGGCGCCATCCGCGCCGCCCTCTGGCTCGCGGGCAAGCCCGCCGGCCGCTACAGCATGAACGACGTTCTCGGGCTTAAATGA